In Taeniopygia guttata chromosome 34, bTaeGut7.mat, whole genome shotgun sequence, the DNA window tcaggacaaggtgtctcctcccagcccttggtggcacagaccctgctgtgccccagggcaccaagacttggcttctctttgtccccacctgtcatcagtgcctccagttctctgctctgcctggggcctggggacactttctcagtcgtgtcgCTCAGcgggacccattaaaagtccaagaaaatTTGGAGTTGGagtctgacttggagttctggagaggtttctgcagctccctctcagggcctgatgttcagggcctgagcacaaagccccagagggtcattaaagtccttgtgctgtgtctgtgctgctgagctgggccgggctcctggcacagagggtgatcctggtaaccaagcagagcttcaaaagcacatttctcttgctgagcagctcttctcccagcccagcagggctggggcactgcctgcagccagcccaggcacagcacagaggcacagagagcttcaatcagtcagggctgggaagggctgagaagtgcctggggcagaatcactgccagcccttggcacaggaacctctggctgcaggacaatgcagctgcagctcctggagtgatctcctaaagctggaacatcccaatgcccacagcccctgtgagtgcattctctgctcatctcctgtgcagagcagccaggggtgcccagggctgtcctgcagagcagggtcctgcagcccagggcgctgtgctgggccaggactctgctgcctgccagggacagctctcagccggccctggagctgctcccagcgctggccaggagctgtggggggaaggagccaccctgagcagggcaggtgctgctgctgagaggggctgggtggggcagggctgctcccagctccagaccagcctgggcacagctccagaggacacttcccaaagaaggtaagcctgggattgctgtaaaggGCAGGAgatttcctgagagtgttttcaatttcctggttggagcaggatgggaaagctggggtgGTGACAataagatttttgcttttcatatatttgtagctCTGTAAATTACTATgatataattataaatatataatccTTAGTTGACTCTATTAAACTCTTATTTAACTCTATAAAACTTCTATTATGTACTCATATTACTGCAATCCTTGATTTACTTTAGTATCTCTTAGTTTTTCAAACCATACGCTGTCTAAATATATTCCTGAGTTACTGGATAGTCTTATCTTCAGGAAGTGGACATTATAATcaggaagaagaacattttcatttttgaccACAATGTGAGCAGTCATAACAAAAACGTACAAAAAAGCCCTTGGAATTACTCCAATGggttgagccaggggtgtgtaacTGGGGTAACAATCTCCTATtggatgttcctgttaaatACCCTAATTATCAACCTTAATGAATTGCTAAAATCAGGGGCTGGGTGTGTTCCATCCCCACTGGAACACCTGAaagcttccaataaaggtctggttttgACTTTATTCTTCCACCACTGTTGCAAGggactttttctcttttgattatagACAACATcgggatgagagaagcagaacaggaattgtaatcccagaatcacagaacattctgagttgaaagggacacacaggatcatcacaggaatgtttgaacatttacagagactccagaactgtgactttgggtggtcagtctctctgctgggagcctcccaaagggccttcagccactcctcatccctggacagcagcagcatcacctctgcagggcccagcagggctctcctgagctgcccttgcccagctgcacacagagcctgccccagccagggccctgcacacaggcaggtttctgtagggccgggccgagggcacacagggtgggatgggctctgctggcagggacaaggcacctctcaggagggaatgtccaggcccagggagatgctcagggaaggagagggggctgagcagagcagtgctgggggaacaagcccatccagcccctcacctgccctcagccacagggaatcctttgcctctcacatctctcagtggcaaactctgagtgcagcaggaatgctggggatttctgacctgAGAGAGCCAGGAATGATGTGTGAGTAGGAAAATAATTCCTTAAACCAGCTCCTGCCATTTCCCTTAGAAGTGGTAGTGCAGATGGTACCATGCCTTTCTGCAATAGGAATTAttcccctgacaaatcctgaGTACTAagccttgtccctctgccacagggccacaaacccagggaagcagggcagggatggctcctcgagAGCCCCCAAGCACAggtctggctgctcctggcacactcagcctgcacaactggagctcaggcagggacctgggtgaaggttttgccagagcaggaacaagggtgggtgagtcccagcaggacagtctgcagggaatggcccaaGTCTGGCTCCaaacagcctctcctgacttgtccctgtcctttctccatgaccaggtgcccatgtgcagccacagcaaatgtccaacagcagctccatcagccacttcctcctgctggcactggcagacacgcggcagctgcagctcctgcacttctgcctcttcctgggcatctccctggctgccctcctgggcaacggcctcatcatcagcgccgtagcctgcggccaccacctgcacacgcccatgttcttcttcctgctcaacctggccctcagcgacctgggctccatctgcaccactgtccccacagccctgcacaattccctctgggacaccagggacatctcctacactggatgtgctgctcagctctttttcttcatgttcttcatgtcagcagagctttccatcctgaccatcatgtgctacgaccgctacgtgtccatctgcaaacccctgcactacgggaccctcctgggcagcagagcttgtgcccacatggcagcagctgcctgggccagtgcctttctcaatgctctcatgctcacggccaatacattttccctgctcctctgccatggCAATGTCCTGGgtcagttcttctgtgaaatcccacagatcctcaagctctcctgctccaaatcccaccTCAGGGAACAATGGTTTCTTGCTGTTAGTGTCTGTTTGgcatttggttgttttgtgttcatagttttctcctatgtgcagatcttcagggctgtcctgaggatcccctctgagcagggacggcacaaatccttttccacctgcctc includes these proteins:
- the LOC140681301 gene encoding olfactory receptor 14J1-like — its product is MCYDRYVSICKPLHYGTLLGSRACAHMAAAAWASAFLNALMLTANTFSLLLCHGNVLGQFFCEIPQILKLSCSKSHLREQWFLAVSVCLAFGCFVFIVFSYVQIFRAVLRIPSEQGRHKSFSTCLPHLAVVSLFISTVAFTYLKPPSISSPSLDLALSVLYSVVPPALNPPIYSLRNQELKAAVWRLMTGCFQGH